From the genome of Thermoflexus hugenholtzii, one region includes:
- a CDS encoding cytochrome c, translated as MDRRRLGMLVLLGILMAGSACGGGAPASRPSGGGEAAPAAVALKGDAEKGKELFLGTCASCHGADAKGLPGLGQDLTTSAFVRQQTDVQLLEFIKKGRPATDPANTTGVDMPPKGGNPALTDQDLADIIAFIRTFNPHQP; from the coding sequence ATGGATCGACGGCGGCTCGGGATGCTGGTGCTTCTCGGGATCCTGATGGCGGGCAGCGCGTGCGGAGGCGGGGCGCCCGCCTCGCGCCCATCGGGCGGCGGGGAGGCGGCGCCGGCGGCGGTGGCCCTGAAGGGGGATGCGGAGAAGGGGAAGGAGCTGTTTTTGGGCACCTGCGCCTCGTGCCACGGGGCGGACGCCAAGGGGCTGCCGGGGCTGGGACAGGATCTGACGACCAGTGCCTTCGTGCGGCAGCAGACGGACGTTCAGCTTTTGGAGTTTATCAAGAAGGGGCGGCCGGCGACGGATCCGGCCAACACGACGGGGGTGGATATGCCGCCGAAGGGGGGCAACCCGGCCCTGACGGACCAGGATCTGGCGGACATCATCGCCTTCATCCGGACCTTCAACCCGCACCAGCCGTGA
- a CDS encoding SCO family protein: protein MPRGFWLGVGIGLLLVAAAGAVKIALDARAESLPVYMTVPDWPFTDQEGRTFWLGQTRGKVVVLGMIYTHCPDVCPLITARMRELQEQVAAEGLSDQVFFVTITFDPERDTPEVLRRYAQARKVDFTNWAFLTGDPSTIRHLTEALGIYTERVYVINGTPAATPGASAGAATYFINHTDRLFLVDRQGRVRALLPGSRTELPEAMEKIRRLVRERPASSVPLPMDVALRSSF, encoded by the coding sequence ATGCCGCGCGGGTTCTGGCTGGGGGTGGGGATCGGTCTGCTTCTGGTGGCCGCGGCAGGGGCGGTGAAGATCGCCCTGGACGCCCGGGCCGAGTCCCTGCCGGTGTATATGACCGTCCCCGACTGGCCGTTCACAGATCAGGAGGGTCGCACGTTCTGGCTGGGACAGACCCGAGGCAAGGTGGTGGTCCTGGGGATGATCTACACCCACTGCCCGGACGTCTGCCCGCTGATCACCGCCCGGATGCGGGAGCTCCAGGAGCAGGTGGCTGCGGAGGGCCTCTCGGATCAGGTCTTTTTCGTCACCATCACCTTCGATCCCGAGCGGGACACCCCGGAGGTCCTGCGGCGTTACGCCCAGGCCCGCAAGGTGGATTTCACGAACTGGGCCTTCCTCACCGGCGATCCTTCTACCATCCGTCATCTGACCGAGGCGCTGGGGATCTACACGGAGCGGGTGTATGTGATCAACGGCACGCCGGCCGCCACGCCCGGCGCCTCCGCCGGGGCGGCGACTTACTTCATCAACCACACCGATCGCCTCTTCCTGGTGGACCGTCAGGGGCGGGTGCGGGCGCTGCTGCCCGGGAGCCGAACCGAGCTGCCGGAGGCCATGGAGAAGATCCGCCGGCTGGTGCGGGAGCGGCCGGCCTCCTCGGTGCCGCTTCCGATGGACGTGGCGCTGAGGAGCTCATTTTAA
- a CDS encoding ribonuclease J: protein MAQVLRIVPLGGLGEIGKNMMAIEYGRNILIIDAGIMFPENDMLGVDFIIPDWQYLRDKKAWVRAIVVTHGHEDHIGALPFLIREIPAPVYATPLTRGLIEVKLKQAKVTEGVTLHTVQAGDRLTIGPFTVELFRVCHSIPDGVGLGITTPAGLIVHTGDFKFDQTPVDGKPTDFATLAEFSKRGVLALLSDSTNADRPGWTPSERVIDPAFDAAFRQAKGRIIVATFASLISRFQQVIQAAVRHGRKVAFAGTSMLENVKIAQKLGYLEIPPGVLIRLDEVDRYPPSQVVILTTGAQGEPSSVLARMAAGQHPQLKIVPGDTVILSAHPIPGNEEMVHRTINRLFQRGADVLYDPIAPVHVSGHASQEELKLMINLVRPQYFIPIHGEIRHLKAHARLAMELGIPAERIFTVENGWVIEFRDGQGRIAERVPGGYVFVDGALIGDIGPEVLREREVLSREGFVVAIVRRDPRTGRIIGRPELITRGFTFAREAEELLAGAEELILETVRSANGEGKSRQALAQRIQNALADYLYRHTRRRPMIIPVVTE, encoded by the coding sequence ATGGCTCAGGTGTTACGGATTGTGCCCCTGGGAGGGTTGGGGGAGATCGGCAAGAACATGATGGCGATCGAATATGGCCGCAACATCCTGATCATCGACGCCGGGATCATGTTCCCGGAGAACGACATGCTGGGGGTGGATTTCATCATCCCCGACTGGCAGTATTTACGGGACAAGAAGGCATGGGTGCGGGCCATCGTGGTCACCCATGGCCATGAGGACCACATTGGGGCCCTCCCGTTCCTGATCCGGGAGATCCCGGCGCCGGTCTACGCCACGCCCCTGACCCGGGGGCTGATCGAGGTCAAGCTCAAGCAGGCGAAGGTCACAGAGGGGGTCACCCTGCACACGGTGCAGGCCGGGGACCGGCTGACCATCGGGCCCTTCACCGTGGAGCTGTTCCGGGTCTGCCACAGCATCCCGGACGGCGTGGGGCTGGGGATCACCACCCCGGCGGGCCTGATCGTCCACACCGGGGATTTCAAGTTCGACCAGACGCCGGTGGACGGCAAGCCGACGGATTTCGCCACCCTGGCGGAGTTCAGCAAGCGGGGGGTGCTGGCTCTGCTCTCCGACAGCACCAACGCCGACCGCCCCGGCTGGACGCCTTCGGAGCGGGTGATCGACCCGGCCTTCGACGCCGCGTTCCGCCAGGCGAAGGGCCGCATCATCGTGGCCACCTTCGCCTCCCTGATCTCCCGCTTCCAGCAGGTGATCCAGGCCGCGGTCCGCCACGGGCGCAAGGTCGCCTTCGCCGGGACCAGCATGCTGGAGAACGTGAAGATCGCCCAGAAGCTGGGCTATCTGGAGATCCCTCCCGGGGTGCTCATCCGCCTCGACGAGGTGGATCGGTATCCGCCGTCTCAGGTGGTGATCCTCACCACCGGGGCCCAGGGGGAGCCCTCCTCGGTGCTGGCCCGCATGGCCGCCGGCCAGCATCCCCAGCTCAAGATCGTGCCGGGCGACACGGTCATCCTCTCCGCCCACCCGATCCCGGGCAACGAAGAGATGGTGCATCGAACCATCAACCGGCTCTTCCAGCGGGGAGCCGATGTGCTCTATGATCCGATCGCCCCCGTGCACGTCTCCGGCCACGCCAGCCAGGAAGAGCTGAAGCTGATGATCAACCTGGTCCGGCCTCAGTATTTCATCCCCATCCACGGCGAGATCCGGCATCTGAAGGCCCACGCCCGCCTGGCCATGGAGCTGGGGATCCCGGCCGAGCGCATCTTCACCGTGGAGAACGGCTGGGTCATCGAGTTCCGGGACGGCCAGGGGCGGATCGCCGAGCGGGTGCCCGGTGGTTACGTCTTCGTGGACGGGGCCCTCATCGGCGATATCGGCCCGGAGGTGCTGCGGGAGCGCGAGGTCCTCTCCCGCGAAGGGTTCGTGGTCGCCATCGTACGGCGGGATCCCCGCACCGGGCGGATCATCGGGCGGCCGGAGCTGATCACCCGCGGGTTTACCTTCGCCCGGGAGGCGGAGGAGCTGCTCGCGGGAGCCGAGGAGCTGATCCTCGAGACCGTGCGCTCGGCGAACGGGGAGGGGAAGTCCCGCCAGGCCCTCGCCCAGCGGATCCAGAACGCCCTCGCCGACTATCTCTACCGCCACACCCGCCGCCGTCCGATGATCATCCCGGTGGTGACCGAGTAG
- a CDS encoding copper chaperone PCu(A)C, translating to MSWIQILRVAFAGGLLLALVACGAPGASGPQIRIVDPWARPAMSGGMSMGEGHGGHGGAATSAVYFVIRNEGDQPDALIGATSDVAEKVELHETRMEGDVAKMVPVPRVEIPARGQVEFRPRGLHVMLIGLRRDLKVGDTFTLTLRFEKSGEKPVTVTVKEMNP from the coding sequence ATGTCCTGGATCCAGATCTTGCGCGTAGCCTTCGCAGGCGGTCTCCTGCTGGCGCTGGTCGCGTGTGGGGCGCCGGGGGCCTCTGGCCCCCAGATTCGGATTGTGGATCCGTGGGCTCGCCCGGCGATGAGCGGGGGGATGTCCATGGGGGAGGGCCATGGGGGTCACGGCGGGGCGGCCACCAGCGCGGTGTACTTCGTGATCCGCAACGAGGGGGATCAGCCGGATGCCCTGATCGGAGCGACCTCGGATGTGGCAGAAAAGGTCGAACTTCATGAGACCCGAATGGAAGGTGACGTGGCGAAGATGGTTCCGGTCCCCCGGGTGGAGATCCCGGCCCGGGGTCAGGTGGAGTTCCGCCCCCGGGGCCTTCACGTCATGCTCATCGGGCTCCGGCGCGATCTGAAGGTCGGGGACACCTTCACGCTGACGCTTCGCTTTGAGAAGAGCGGGGAGAAACCGGTCACCGTGACGGTGAAGGAAATGAATCCCTGA
- the yqeC gene encoding selenium cofactor biosynthesis protein YqeC: protein MREALTVRAAPAALHEALGLAPGAVIAFVGAGGKTTTAWRLLHELGGPDAPAVWTTTTHIVEPVLPEGIGLLLSEAPSPELLRALFRRLPRWVLGARRVEALAEPPNGPYPAHPWKIQGPPPEHLDRLILRMPEASWLIEADGARRMALKWPADHEPALPAEVDAVAVVASLEAIGRPIDAATHRSALALAHLGGHPEDPVTPEWLAALVSHPQGGQKGIPSGARRLLILTRGRTFDPEAFERVCVALPQTAFERVVALVGGDPVALVGPAAPRVAGIVLAAGEGRRFGGPKALADWHGRPLVRHVTTLARRAGLDPLIVVVGAQAEAVRQALQGLPVQIVENPNWQEGMSGSIRAGLQALPPSVEAFVLLQVDQPLVRPRWLNRLIEIHRATGRPMVVGMLEGEPRPPALFARPLFPALMTLQGEQGGRALVRAFPEAVAVVPVPDSSWVMDIDTPEAYRETIRNL, encoded by the coding sequence ATGAGGGAGGCCCTGACCGTCCGGGCCGCGCCGGCTGCCCTCCACGAGGCGCTGGGGCTGGCGCCCGGCGCAGTGATCGCCTTCGTCGGAGCCGGTGGCAAAACCACAACGGCCTGGCGCCTCCTGCACGAGCTGGGAGGACCGGACGCCCCAGCGGTGTGGACGACCACCACGCATATCGTGGAGCCGGTGCTCCCGGAAGGGATCGGCCTGCTGCTGAGCGAGGCACCCTCTCCGGAGCTGCTCCGAGCCCTCTTCCGGCGTCTCCCCCGCTGGGTTCTCGGAGCCCGGCGGGTCGAGGCCCTCGCGGAGCCTCCGAACGGTCCCTACCCGGCCCATCCCTGGAAGATCCAGGGGCCGCCGCCCGAGCACCTCGACCGGTTGATCCTCCGGATGCCGGAGGCCTCCTGGCTGATCGAAGCGGACGGCGCGCGCCGGATGGCGCTGAAGTGGCCGGCGGACCATGAGCCGGCCCTGCCCGCCGAGGTCGACGCCGTGGCGGTGGTGGCCAGCCTGGAGGCCATCGGCCGCCCCATCGACGCGGCCACTCATCGCAGCGCCCTCGCCCTCGCCCACCTCGGCGGGCACCCGGAGGACCCGGTCACACCGGAATGGCTGGCGGCTCTGGTCTCCCATCCGCAGGGTGGGCAAAAAGGGATCCCCTCCGGGGCCCGCCGCCTCCTGATCCTCACCCGGGGGCGCACCTTCGATCCGGAAGCCTTCGAGAGGGTGTGCGTGGCGCTCCCACAGACTGCTTTCGAGCGTGTGGTGGCCCTCGTAGGGGGCGACCCGGTCGCCCTCGTCGGACCGGCAGCTCCCCGGGTGGCTGGGATCGTGCTGGCCGCCGGGGAGGGGCGGCGGTTCGGCGGCCCCAAAGCCCTGGCGGACTGGCACGGCCGCCCGCTGGTCCGTCACGTGACCACCCTCGCCCGGCGGGCCGGGCTGGATCCCCTGATCGTCGTGGTGGGGGCGCAGGCCGAGGCCGTGCGGCAAGCCTTACAGGGGCTGCCCGTCCAGATCGTCGAGAACCCGAACTGGCAGGAAGGGATGAGCGGCTCGATCCGGGCCGGCCTGCAGGCGCTGCCCCCCAGCGTCGAGGCTTTCGTCCTCCTCCAGGTGGATCAACCGCTGGTGCGCCCGCGCTGGCTGAACCGGCTCATAGAGATCCATCGCGCCACCGGACGGCCGATGGTGGTCGGCATGCTGGAGGGAGAACCCCGTCCGCCGGCCCTGTTCGCCCGCCCCCTGTTCCCGGCCCTGATGACACTACAAGGCGAGCAGGGGGGACGAGCCCTCGTGCGCGCCTTTCCGGAGGCCGTGGCCGTGGTCCCGGTGCCCGATTCTTCCTGGGTGATGGACATCGATACCCCGGAAGCCTATCGAGAGACGATCCGTAACCTGTAA
- a CDS encoding Uma2 family endonuclease encodes MGIRLDLLHRVTDEELWELSERNPGYQFERTADGRLIVTPTGGESGRRSLQIAYQLERWNRRTRLGVAFDSSTGFRLPDGSLLSPDASWVRRERWEALSREEREGFVPLCPDAVFEVRSASQSLGELREKMEAYRANGARLGVLIDPYRRAVEIYRPGAPVERYEGVERVSLDPELPGFTLELEPIFE; translated from the coding sequence ATGGGGATCCGGCTGGATCTGCTGCATCGGGTGACGGATGAGGAGCTGTGGGAGCTTTCGGAGCGCAACCCGGGCTATCAATTCGAGCGCACCGCGGACGGGAGGCTGATCGTGACCCCCACCGGCGGCGAGAGCGGACGACGCAGCCTGCAGATAGCCTATCAACTGGAACGCTGGAACCGTCGGACCCGTTTGGGGGTGGCTTTTGATTCCTCCACGGGCTTCCGGCTTCCGGACGGGTCCTTGCTTTCTCCGGACGCCTCGTGGGTGCGGCGGGAGCGGTGGGAGGCCCTCAGTCGGGAGGAGCGGGAGGGGTTTGTCCCCCTTTGTCCCGATGCCGTGTTCGAGGTGCGGTCGGCTTCCCAGAGCCTGGGGGAGTTGCGGGAGAAGATGGAGGCTTATCGGGCCAACGGCGCCCGCCTGGGTGTGCTGATCGATCCCTACCGGCGCGCGGTGGAGATCTACCGTCCCGGCGCCCCGGTGGAGCGATACGAAGGGGTTGAGCGGGTGTCCCTGGATCCCGAGCTCCCCGGCTTCACCCTGGAGCTGGAGCCGATCTTCGAGTGA
- a CDS encoding DUF1028 domain-containing protein, whose product MFPCATFSIVAFDPARQEWGVAVASKFLAAGAVVPWARAGAGAVATQSYANTRFGPEGLDRMAEGLSAEETLAHLLAADPEREKRQVGLVDRAGRAAAFTGAECLPWAGHRIGEGFCCQGNLLVDARTLEAMAETFVKATGELADRLVAALLAGDRAGGDRRGRQSAAILVVREGGGYGGFNDRYMDLRVDDDPDPVAKLKDLVELHHLYFGTPRPEDRIPIDAALAQEIQRLLRHVGLYTGEITGVYDEATRRALETLFGIENLEERWQPGDAIDRVAWEFLRRRFPLPEGDA is encoded by the coding sequence ATGTTCCCGTGCGCCACCTTCTCCATCGTGGCCTTCGACCCGGCCCGCCAGGAGTGGGGCGTGGCCGTGGCCTCCAAGTTCCTGGCCGCCGGCGCCGTGGTGCCCTGGGCCCGGGCCGGCGCCGGGGCAGTCGCCACCCAGTCCTACGCCAACACCCGCTTCGGCCCCGAAGGCCTGGATCGGATGGCCGAGGGGCTCTCCGCCGAAGAAACCCTGGCCCACCTCCTTGCCGCCGACCCCGAGCGCGAGAAGCGTCAGGTCGGCCTGGTGGACCGGGCCGGCCGGGCTGCCGCCTTCACCGGCGCCGAATGCCTCCCGTGGGCCGGCCACCGGATCGGCGAAGGGTTCTGTTGCCAGGGCAACCTCCTGGTGGACGCGCGCACCCTGGAGGCCATGGCCGAGACCTTCGTGAAAGCGACCGGAGAACTGGCGGATCGCCTGGTCGCCGCCCTGCTCGCCGGCGACCGCGCCGGCGGCGACCGCCGCGGCCGCCAGTCCGCCGCCATCCTGGTGGTCCGCGAGGGCGGCGGCTACGGCGGCTTCAACGACCGCTATATGGACCTCCGGGTGGACGACGACCCGGACCCGGTGGCGAAGCTGAAGGATCTGGTGGAGCTCCATCACCTCTACTTCGGGACCCCCCGGCCGGAAGACCGGATCCCCATTGACGCCGCGCTGGCCCAGGAGATCCAGCGCCTGCTGCGCCACGTCGGCCTTTACACCGGCGAGATCACCGGGGTTTATGACGAGGCCACCCGCCGCGCCCTGGAGACGCTGTTCGGCATCGAGAACCTGGAGGAGCGCTGGCAGCCCGGCGATGCCATCGACCGGGTCGCCTGGGAGTTCCTCCGCCGCCGCTTCCCCCTTCCGGAGGGAGATGCATGA
- a CDS encoding HpcH/HpaI aldolase/citrate lyase family protein: MIPNRTRARLRDGAATVGAWLGLGSPYAAALMARLGFDWLVVDTEHSPFSYDAMAQSVMAILPTGTTPLVRVPWNDPTWIKLALDTGALGIVVPMVMNGEEARRAAEAARFPPRGIRSVGAWLGPRLHGADYLQAIDDEVLVVVQIEHIRAVERADEICGAEGVDVVFIGPNDLASSMGLRGRDFRENPAWEEAVQTVLRAAQRAGRPAGMMCMSVEEAVHRRAQGFRFLAVASDARYIEQMAGEILRRWNSSLP, from the coding sequence ATGATCCCGAATCGCACGCGGGCCCGGTTGCGCGACGGAGCGGCGACCGTCGGCGCCTGGCTGGGCCTGGGCAGCCCCTACGCGGCGGCCCTGATGGCCCGCCTGGGCTTCGACTGGCTGGTGGTGGACACGGAGCACAGCCCCTTCAGCTACGACGCCATGGCCCAAAGCGTGATGGCCATCCTCCCCACCGGCACCACCCCTCTGGTCCGGGTGCCGTGGAACGACCCCACATGGATCAAGCTGGCCCTGGACACCGGGGCGCTGGGGATCGTGGTGCCGATGGTGATGAACGGCGAGGAAGCCCGGCGGGCCGCGGAGGCCGCCCGCTTCCCACCCCGGGGGATCCGCTCGGTCGGGGCCTGGCTGGGGCCCCGCCTGCACGGGGCGGACTACCTGCAGGCTATCGACGACGAGGTCCTGGTGGTGGTCCAGATCGAGCACATCCGGGCAGTGGAGCGGGCCGACGAGATCTGCGGAGCGGAGGGGGTGGACGTGGTGTTCATCGGCCCCAATGATCTGGCCTCCTCGATGGGTCTGCGAGGGAGGGACTTCCGGGAGAACCCGGCCTGGGAGGAAGCCGTCCAGACGGTCCTGCGGGCTGCCCAGCGGGCCGGCCGGCCGGCGGGGATGATGTGCATGTCCGTTGAGGAAGCCGTGCACCGGCGGGCCCAGGGCTTCCGGTTCCTCGCCGTGGCCTCCGACGCCCGCTACATCGAACAGATGGCCGGGGAGATCCTGCGACGGTGGAACAGCTCCCTTCCATAA
- a CDS encoding HAD-IIA family hydrolase, with protein sequence MERLQHIRHLIIDMDGVLWRGKRPMEGLTDFFDFLRRHEIRFILATNNASRSRDDYVAQLARFGVAVRPEEVLPSCDATALYLRRVASPGARVLVIGERALRAALTEAGFQVVDEEHADFVVVGLDWGLTYEKLARAARAIWNGARFIGTNPDPVWPGEDGLYPGNGATLAFLERATGVAPVVVGKPEPLMFQIAMERMGAAPETTAVIGDQLPTDILGGKRAGLLTILVLSGATTPERLAESSIQPDLVFADIRSLTAAWEETLRVRPSRASEV encoded by the coding sequence ATGGAGCGCCTGCAACACATCCGTCATCTGATCATCGACATGGACGGCGTGCTGTGGCGCGGGAAACGGCCGATGGAGGGCCTCACGGACTTCTTCGATTTCCTGCGCCGCCATGAGATCCGCTTCATCCTGGCCACGAACAACGCCAGCCGCTCTCGAGACGATTACGTCGCGCAGCTGGCCCGCTTCGGCGTGGCGGTGCGCCCCGAGGAGGTGCTTCCTTCCTGCGACGCCACCGCCCTCTACCTCCGGCGGGTCGCCTCCCCGGGCGCCCGGGTGCTGGTGATCGGCGAACGGGCCCTCCGCGCCGCCCTGACCGAGGCAGGCTTTCAGGTGGTCGACGAAGAACATGCCGATTTCGTGGTGGTCGGCCTGGACTGGGGGCTCACGTATGAGAAGCTGGCTCGAGCCGCCCGGGCCATCTGGAACGGCGCCCGCTTCATTGGGACCAACCCGGACCCGGTGTGGCCGGGGGAGGATGGACTTTATCCGGGCAACGGGGCCACCCTCGCCTTCCTGGAGCGGGCCACAGGGGTCGCCCCCGTGGTGGTGGGGAAGCCGGAGCCCCTGATGTTCCAGATCGCCATGGAGCGAATGGGAGCCGCCCCGGAGACCACCGCGGTGATCGGCGACCAGCTGCCCACCGACATCCTGGGCGGGAAGCGCGCCGGCCTCCTCACCATCCTGGTGCTCTCCGGAGCGACCACTCCGGAGAGGCTGGCCGAAAGCTCGATCCAGCCTGACCTGGTCTTCGCGGACATCCGGTCGTTGACCGCCGCCTGGGAGGAAACCCTTCGCGTTCGCCCCTCCCGGGCTTCGGAGGTATGA
- a CDS encoding glycoside hydrolase family 2 protein codes for MHRQILSGPWWFRSADGTEWLPARVPGSVHLDLLALGRIPDPFLGDGLRHAAWVAEKDWEYRCAFQSDFALAAAERVELVCGGLDTVAEVFLNGERLGEARNMFRSYRWAVKPLLRPGVNVLLIRLRSPLAFVRAQHRRRPLPGLGHPGVAHLRKAPSHFGWDWGPELPPMGIWRPVALEGFSIARIADLHIRQHHHGERVTLALQARVERWRDLPLSMRITLMAPEGNVTRWELPVEEEAFTAELPVLRPHRWWPNGLGEQPLYVVETELRSGDRLLDRRREVLGLRTLALQREKDAWGESFVFVVNGVPLFAKGANVVPLDARSPFVPEEDLDRLVRSAAAAGMNVLRVWGGGGYGDDRFYALCDRCGILVWQDFPFACMLYPLDEPEFLEEVRAEVSENVRRLRHHPSLALWCGNNEIEMLWPLWRWQGWRRGAELACLAAAHERFFYHTLPEWVRAEDPDRPYWPGSPSSGAFRREVNGDRRGDAHLWRVWHGLAPTAAYRARIPRFVSEFGLQSLPTSGTLAAFGLSPHPTLRAPALRRRQRDPGGMQRLLYYLTERFPIPEDLEDLAWLTQIAQAEAVRQAVEYWRRHRNRCGGALYWQLNDTWPAISWSSLDVYGRWKALHYAARRFFAPIALSLDAQEDHVEIFLLNDTPHPWRGTIRWSLETFEGQVLERGEEVAEAPPLQGNLIRVVEVGAWRRRHRRALAFVAERWEEGTRQDLRVALFAPEKDLRLPDPGLMVEVEAQGETMRITLRARALARFVTLMLPGADIVFSDNFFDLPPGRTVTVHAPLPPGWTPGAVRRALRVRTLADLPRSRGWRVRWLRLRGRLVPRALLSRLLHLG; via the coding sequence ATGCACCGTCAGATCCTCTCCGGGCCCTGGTGGTTCCGATCCGCGGACGGGACGGAATGGCTGCCGGCGCGGGTGCCCGGCAGCGTCCACCTGGATCTGCTCGCCCTCGGCCGGATCCCGGACCCTTTCCTCGGAGATGGTCTGCGCCACGCCGCCTGGGTTGCGGAGAAGGATTGGGAATACCGCTGCGCCTTCCAGTCTGACTTTGCCCTCGCCGCCGCGGAGCGGGTGGAGCTGGTGTGTGGAGGGCTGGACACCGTGGCGGAGGTCTTCCTCAACGGGGAACGCCTGGGCGAGGCCCGCAACATGTTCCGCTCGTATCGCTGGGCGGTGAAGCCCCTGCTCCGTCCCGGCGTCAACGTCCTCCTCATCCGCCTGCGCTCGCCCCTCGCCTTCGTCCGGGCGCAGCACCGCCGCCGCCCCCTCCCCGGCCTCGGACACCCCGGGGTCGCCCACCTGCGCAAGGCACCCAGCCACTTCGGCTGGGATTGGGGGCCGGAGCTCCCCCCGATGGGGATCTGGCGCCCCGTGGCCCTGGAGGGGTTCTCGATCGCCCGCATCGCCGATCTGCACATCCGCCAGCACCATCACGGGGAGCGGGTGACCCTGGCGCTTCAAGCACGGGTGGAACGCTGGCGGGATCTTCCCCTCTCCATGCGGATCACCCTGATGGCTCCGGAAGGCAACGTCACCCGATGGGAGCTTCCCGTGGAGGAGGAGGCCTTCACGGCGGAGCTGCCCGTCTTGCGCCCCCATCGCTGGTGGCCCAACGGGCTGGGGGAGCAGCCTCTCTACGTCGTAGAGACGGAGCTGCGATCCGGGGATCGCCTTCTGGACCGGAGGCGGGAGGTCTTGGGGCTGCGGACGCTGGCGCTTCAGCGGGAGAAAGATGCGTGGGGCGAATCCTTCGTCTTCGTCGTCAACGGCGTCCCCCTCTTCGCCAAAGGCGCGAACGTCGTCCCGCTCGACGCCCGAAGCCCTTTTGTGCCGGAGGAGGATCTGGATCGGCTGGTTCGGAGCGCGGCCGCTGCGGGGATGAACGTGCTGCGGGTTTGGGGCGGCGGGGGCTACGGGGATGACCGCTTCTATGCCCTGTGCGATCGCTGTGGGATCCTGGTCTGGCAGGATTTCCCCTTCGCCTGCATGCTCTATCCCCTCGACGAGCCGGAATTTTTAGAGGAGGTGCGGGCGGAGGTGAGCGAGAACGTCCGCCGCCTGCGGCATCACCCTTCCCTCGCCCTCTGGTGCGGCAACAACGAGATCGAGATGCTATGGCCGTTGTGGCGCTGGCAGGGTTGGAGGCGGGGAGCGGAGCTGGCCTGCCTGGCTGCCGCCCACGAGCGCTTCTTCTACCACACGCTCCCCGAATGGGTCCGGGCCGAGGACCCCGACCGGCCTTACTGGCCCGGCTCCCCCTCCTCCGGAGCTTTCCGCCGGGAAGTCAACGGCGACCGACGGGGCGACGCCCACCTCTGGCGGGTCTGGCACGGCCTGGCCCCCACCGCCGCCTATCGGGCCCGCATCCCCCGGTTCGTGAGCGAGTTCGGCCTGCAGTCGCTGCCGACCTCGGGAACCCTCGCCGCCTTTGGACTGTCCCCGCATCCCACCCTCCGCGCGCCTGCCCTCCGCCGCCGCCAGCGGGACCCAGGCGGGATGCAGCGGCTCCTGTATTACCTCACGGAGCGGTTCCCGATCCCGGAGGACCTGGAGGATCTGGCCTGGCTCACCCAGATCGCCCAGGCGGAGGCCGTGCGGCAGGCCGTGGAATACTGGCGGCGCCACCGCAACCGGTGCGGCGGGGCCCTCTACTGGCAGCTCAACGACACCTGGCCCGCCATCTCCTGGTCGAGCCTGGATGTCTACGGCCGATGGAAAGCCCTCCATTACGCGGCCCGCCGCTTCTTTGCCCCTATCGCCCTCTCCCTGGACGCGCAGGAGGACCATGTGGAGATCTTTCTCTTAAACGACACCCCTCATCCCTGGCGGGGGACCATCCGCTGGTCCCTGGAGACCTTCGAGGGGCAGGTGCTCGAGCGAGGGGAAGAAGTTGCGGAAGCGCCCCCGCTGCAAGGGAACCTCATCCGCGTGGTGGAGGTCGGGGCATGGCGGCGCCGCCATCGGCGGGCGCTGGCCTTCGTGGCGGAGCGGTGGGAGGAAGGAACGCGGCAGGATCTGCGTGTGGCCCTCTTCGCCCCTGAGAAGGACCTGCGCCTGCCGGATCCCGGCCTGATGGTGGAAGTGGAGGCTCAAGGAGAAACCATGAGGATCACCCTGCGCGCCCGCGCCCTGGCCCGCTTCGTCACGCTCATGCTCCCGGGAGCCGACATCGTCTTCAGCGACAACTTCTTCGATCTGCCCCCCGGGCGGACGGTGACGGTGCACGCGCCCCTCCCTCCGGGCTGGACCCCCGGAGCGGTCCGCCGGGCCCTGCGGGTGCGCACCCTGGCTGATCTTCCTCGAAGCCGGGGGTGGAGGGTGCGATGGCTCCGACTCCGGGGCAGGCTGGTGCCCCGTGCCCTCCTCAGTCGACTTCTCCACCTCGGGTAG